The following is a genomic window from Melitaea cinxia chromosome 24, ilMelCinx1.1, whole genome shotgun sequence.
GCAAATCTCTACTAATTCTAACGTTTACTCAAATCTAAATTTTTACCTTTTCATTGTGTTAACTGTTAAGTGTGTTACATTGGATAATTTTGGCATACAAAATGATTTTATCCACGGGTTGATATGTTAAGagcctacctacctacctacctttACTTACATtcaatattaatagtaaaaaaaattggcgAAATAATGTGTCAAActgacacaactaaaagccaACTGAactaataaatagtttaaaaaaacataattacttttataagcTTTTGTTGGGTAATATTTGTGACAAATGacattaaaatcttttaaaattacagGTTCTTGCGAACCCTATGCTCAAGAGATGGTATGTCATTACCACGACTGCGTTCGAGGAACTATCACCAAACCAGTCTACCGCCTTGTTGACGACAAGAAATACTTCGACTTCACTATGAAACATGATTATCCCAATGAAGAAATTTCTAATAATGATATACTAATACCTTTAGTTAAACAGGAAACTTTTAAGGAAAAACTGCTTAAAGATgcagaatttataaaaaaagttgataAAATGGAAGCGGAGAAAACCAAGCGAATGAAAACGATGGTTATAAATCAcaagatttatttttgaaattgggttacatttataaatagcaatataataaaattaatattttaatattgttttacaaattgtttttattgtaaataaaactataatttaaattgattacaaAATGCTTAAAACCACttacaaaaacttaataatgacGAATAGCTTTTgacaaataaaaactacaatatCAGCAAATCAAAAGTAACGTTTTGAAATTGAATTTCTTCTTACTATCCATTGACTATAAACTCCTAAAAGAGACACCTTATAATCTGGCAGCCAACCAGCCCCTCCTTTTCCCAGGCCCGTGGAGTGACCACAAGCTTAAGCTCTTCTTCGCCCCGTTTGACTTTAATCGGCAGAGGTCGATAGATACTGCTTCTAGAGACCTTCTGCACTTGATGAATATTATTGAAGTTTGTGGCGGACAGGTAACCGAATTGGATCAGCTGATCATTTCTACGCAGAccctgaaattaaaaatatgtatgactcacatatatcatattatattcatatgGTAATAAAAACGATATCACAAGAAATGATACGTTTCAATTGtacttttatcttttttatatcactacgtcggcaaacaagcatacggctcacctgatggtaagcgattaccgtagcttatagacgtctgtaacaccagaagcatcgcaaccgcGTTGCCGATCCCATCCCCTATTTcccccacgagctctggtcaccttactcaccaattgGAATACagaactgcttgaaagcagtattgtttagctgtgatttgtAAGGTTCGTTATGAAATATCTATAAAACATTGCACCTAAATATTATAAccttaatctaatatataaaattctcgtgttgcggtgtctgtagttaaactcctccgaaacggcttgaccgattctcaggaaattttgtgtgcatattgggtaggtctgagaatcgaacaacatctatttttcatccccctaaatgttaagggtagtccacccctaaaaaaaaattttaaaatttttgataaattattaattttttattttattatgatttggcgttaaaaaatacatacaaacataccctaaattttcactcttctctaccaccaacccctatttttaaatagcgtttagcggcaagacgacgtttgccgagtcagctagtaataatataatataaccttaTTAGATGCAAGTAAACGAAAGGGAAAACTTCAATTAaactatttgaaataaattttaaaaataaatatgttttagttctattaagaaataaatcttatataatatagaaataaatcttatataatatagaaaagCAGGTTTTATTGTTAGAACTACAAAACCATAGAGACTAGACTAGACTTTGACTTACTAAACTAATGAGAAAAAATGCGTTACTTTGTAATTaagctaattaatttttattaatttaatattttattaaattaaccaAGTAATTCTAAATACTGATGATATTGTTTGGATTGAGACACTCTTTCGCTAAGTGGTTCAAAAGACATATGGAGTAAATTACCGCCTCATCAGCTGGCGAACCGGATTCAACAAAGCCCACAGTAGCAAAGACCCTTTTATCGTTAATCCAGTCTTCATCGCTGTCGGATTCGCCACGGAGGTACTTGGCAATGCGACTGAGCTCAAAGACGTCATCACTGAGCCTTTTTTCACTCAGATCATCCTCTTGAAAGAATAGTAAATACTCATCACCCGCTCCATACgctgtaatataatttttataactaagCGAGTAACTGTCGCACTCTTATCACTACATACATTTCGTTTCCTGATACggccatttataaaaaaaaaaccttttcttTAAGTATATCACAATGAAAAAATCAACGACATGTTCATTGTGACTCGACTATGATGCAGTGATAAGACAATAATGGTGTCATAATGATACAACATAATGCCGCtataatcttctaatatataaaattctcgtgtcatggtgttaaacattgaactcctccgaaacggcttgaccgattttaataaaattttgtgggcatatcgggtaggtctgagaatcggccaacatctatttttcatccccctaaatgttaagggtagtccatccctaaatatttttttttaatttttagataaattatttattttttattttattataatttggcattgaaatatacatacaaccctaaattttcaccattctaccaccaacccctatttttaaacagCGTTtggcggcaagacaacgtttgccgagtcagctagtagtacTATAATGATACaagtttttaagttttcacTATTacgctttttattttaacaagatTTCCCACGACTGTCATTTTGAAGCTTCTGATATTTTGGGAACATTGCAGACGCTCCTGGTCAGGAGTCGTCGGGAGTGACGCGTATGATAGTATGATACTACTCGACGATTATTTACTACTCAAATACCAGACGCACTGAAgtgtcttaaataaaatatgctcAGCATATCTATAGGTAcggtacataaataaaaatttgcctttctgtgatttcaaaataactgtgttttttcaagtccatatagttatttacacgatactaaaccaaactattttaaaaaatttgtctgtctgtctgtctatctttCTGTTTGTCAGGGCTAATCTTCGGaacagctgaaccgatttttatgggactttcactaggAGATAGAGAAGATTGTAAAGCAGTATATAGGTTTATTTAATTCCAGAATTCCTGTGAAATTGGACCTTACGCTGGAAAAACCGTGTTTTCCGCGTCCGAGACTgcccagatagatatgaaataacgTTACGACAATTTTTGCGAGCAAATCTATGAATCAGTCCTATCATTATAATGCTGAGaagtttgtttgattttttaaactcgcttatctcaggaacttctggtccgatttttttttatttttttttttatgttggatagcccatttactgataaaggctataggctatttttctCGAATTAACGCTAGTGTGTAATGACGCCAGGGATTCTGTTCTAAATGTTTATGGTGTGATCTTGTGTACCTAcaatgcctcggagagcacgtacaACCGTTAATTCCGCTTAGTGTAAACACCTGACAACTATTAATTATTCTTAGGGAAATAATCTGCCTACTAGTAAGAAGGAAACGCCTAGCAGGGAACTCCTTCTctggtatataataataagaaaggCTTAGTCCTCTCGGTgacatatttattactagctctTACAAtataagtcagttaaaaaataaataataacgacAAAAATTATGTCTTTCTAAATTCGAATTTgtattctaattataaattttatatttttattttacgatttataataattttagcaGATATTACCAGCTTACGACCACATAAGGTATGTATTTGTAGATTATTAGGTATATGGGCGTGTTCGAAGGTGCACACGAGTGTAATTGTAATGTTAGATTGTGTGGGTGTCTTGTGTTGACATCCTCTTTCACAAcacattgataataattaaaatcaatacagCTATTTGGAAGTGTTTAAAAACAGATATTTGCTACATAATGGAGAAGAAAGGTGGAAAAGGGAGGAGGtacaaacatatatttatttaattcactaCAAGGCCTGTATGGTAACATAAGCATTTTCTAAAATAACATGATGTTATGATATACCTCTGGAGTAATTTAATGTTCGCTTAAAAATACGCAAGCAAAGCATaccaacattttattaataaatttcaatgtaACGTATGAGTACATTTTACTTCGCAAATTATATCTTTCTCATTATAATTCATAATCATACATAGAACAAATATCTACTATTCTACTTGCATATGAATGCAAGTGTTACCATTATTGCAATATACTTTTACCAATaagtgtacaaaaaaaaataatcagtaaTAAATTGGATACTTACGATAAACCGCGTTGTTTTCGGTTTCAATGCTAAgatttttttcgttgaccttACGCTCTTTAGAACCCTCAATTTCCACAATTAAATTGTTTTCGACGATATCACCATTCTGCGGTAATTCTTTCTCTGACATTTTTATCATGTGACTTTCGTCATTTTCTGGTTTATTCACGTCGTGGCATATCATTTTCCCCTTTTCAATCATGTTattaggcaaaaaaaaaaatatttaattacgcaAGCAAATCAGCGAAGGCTTTTCTACCTACGTTGTCGATGGTGGTCTTTTATTGATCGATATGATGTTGTCTTTGGTTTATTATTGATTTGAGTAGACTTTATTATATTGCCATatgattaaatacaattttcaaaattatttatggaTCAAAGTCCTGAATAAGCGACcgtctgtgtgtgtgtatttagtAACATGTattgaaaacatttataatatattgtaggAATTTTAcggaaaacattatttataaatatactattcatatattagagaaaatatttgtatttggtgTATTTAAATGTAGGAAAATGTTAATAACAATggtataactattttttgtaaaattaaaaagtaataacgaAGTATTGGACCTTACTCCTTGAGAATCAATTTTCATATGAGGCCttgggtatgaaaaaaatatgaggagtaaaatctactgaacgaatcaATAATCTTGTTACGTTTTTAACGCCATATACATCTTTCAAGGTACCAGCTAACGAACTTTCCACCGAGATACAGCCAGCTgacattaattttcattcatagtAGCATAGAAACTATCACCAGGTACATTTTTAGTTGAGAGGAaatcattgaaaatatattttttttcatgttcaaGCAGCCAGCTGAGGTATAATCCACCATGTTATGGtcagctgactttatttttccgGCAAGATATTAGGTTAACTATAATCAGACAAATTTAAAGTGTAGTACATGACTAAAGAAACCCTTTTTATTTCTCAATGCGTGGGAAGCTGCCACTGCCAAACCCGCCCACTGAGTCGCAGCTGACGGTCGcgaatatttataatgttaatccCTAATGCATTTTTCGAAGTTTCGATCGAAAGAAGTTGGTCATGGAAATCTGTCACCGGCTCTCGGACCATAAGGTATGAAAGAAATATGGTAAAATTGTGTGAAAGAGTACCGCTGAGCAGTGACATAGCTTGCCATGAAAGTTAAATTTAACGTGCATGTCTCTTGCGAGAAAgagtcaaatatatttttaaataacacggTAATTGTGCTTAACCTCTGGTAGACCAGACTCCACCGAGCGCAAGCTCCCGTAGTCTCCCGCAGGCTTGAATTCAACCCCAGCACTCAGTCTATCAAATAGAGCATAACGGTGCAAAAATTGGCGGATACGGGGAAACTTTGACCGGTTGGATCTTactaaatttctataaaaagcGAATGAATGTTTGTTCCAATTGGTGTCTAATTTCGtactaaatgtattaaaatacggttgtaaactattttaagctctatttttgtcatatatacctatatggTTTCAAAACGAGTTAGTTAACTGGGGTTGAATTCAAACCCGCGGTAAACTGAGGAGACAAAATTTGTGGTGTGAATTCAACCCCGCGGGAAACTACAGAGTACAAAACTTATGGGATCGTTACATATGCGTAGATAAATAATCTAAGGTCCGCGGTAGACAAGTCATTAAAGATAAACTCTGTGTTTGTCAGAGctgacacaattttttttataaatatttaaggcaatttgattgttttttgatgttttttttccttttctgTACACATCGTTGAAGCTCTGcatctaataataattgtgtttgttggcaaacgaaaaaaaaacgacttcaattacatcgacaagtaatacaacgtaggtagacgaataattagtcaagtaaatacgcattatcaaagattactccaaaagttgtaataagatctcgatgaaatttaaatgcgaccacataataaacatcggctttcgattaaaaccatcaaaatcgatacacccagtaaaaagttatgtgggtTTTCAAGGGATTTTTCctctttccctcgatttctctatgatcccatcattagatcctggtttccttatcatgggatatttcctttccaacaaaaaaagaattatcaaaatcagttcataaacgacgaagttatccccgaacacacatatatatatatatatatacttcttACTTATACTAatttctgcgcgcgacttcgtccgcgtgtcgCGAGGCGcgctataatataataatacttgatcattattttgctgcgtgttattttaaaactgaaatatctcctgagatacttattgaaatcgaattatgcaaagggctattttgttttatattaaatacttgtgatgaataacgtatttatttagataacgATTAgtatcatgtttatttatttatttatttatttatttatttatttagttgcaCCAACAAGATAAACACCAATACATCACAAAAAAGTAGCATTAATATAGAATGTTGATTGTTAAGTGTCACCTCAATTACAGGTGCAAACCACAATGCGAATAAGacaatttttacttcaattgaACATAACAAGTAAATACTAAGTAACTGAGTCAAATTGCAATTATtagaacatatataataaaccaaataattagaaaacacttaattagaaaatattgattaatacttaattattttaactaaatgagaataaaaatataaagagacGGTATAAGctagattgaattaaaaattaaaaattatttaaatgtggaTTTTTGACAATAGAAGTAGATAAACAGAAAAGAATTCCAATTACAAACTATCGCTTacaattcataatattttaagcctataaattttctaaatgaaTTCAGACTATTAGAGAATATATCAATTTCATGGCTTGAGTGGTTGACGGACACAGTGGTATTATGAATA
Proteins encoded in this region:
- the LOC123665775 gene encoding probable 26S proteasome non-ATPase regulatory subunit 9, which gives rise to MIEKGKMICHDVNKPENDESHMIKMSEKELPQNGDIVENNLIVEIEGSKERKVNEKNLSIETENNAVYPYGAGDEYLLFFQEDDLSEKRLSDDVFELSRIAKYLRGESDSDEDWINDKRVFATVGFVESGSPADEAGLRRNDQLIQFGYLSATNFNNIHQVQKVSRSSIYRPLPIKVKRGEEELKLVVTPRAWEKEGLVGCQIIRCLF